The sequence TGCCGAGTCCGTCGGGGAACATGGTGGAGGCGCTGTTGAGCAGGAGCCGCGGGCTCTCGATCGAATTGCCGGCCACCGCGACGATACGCGCCTTCTGGCGCTGCATCGCGCCGCCCTCGTCAGCATAAACGACGCCGGACACCTTGCCGCTGGCATCGTGCTCGATCTTCACCACCATGCTGCCGGGACGGACCTCGAGATTGCCGGTGGCCTCGCCCTTCGGGATCTCGGTGTAGAGCGTCGACCATTTCGCGCCGGATTTGCAGCCCTGGAAGCAGAAGCCGATCTGCTGGCAGGCGCCTCGACCGTCGCGCGGCTGGCTGTTGATCGCCATGTTGCCGGTGTGCACGGTCTTGTAACCGATCTTCTTGGCGCCGGCCTCAAGCACCTTGAAATTATTGTTGCCGGGAAGCCCGGGAATGCCGTTGGTGCGGGTCACGCCCATCTTGTTCTCGGCTTTGGCGTACCACGGTTCCATCTCCGCGAGCGTCACCGGCCAGTCCAGGAGATTTGCGCCGGGAATGTTGCCGTAGGTGGTCTTTACCTTGAACTCGTGCTCGTCGAAGCGCAGCGAGGCGCCGGCCCAATGGGTGGTCGAGCCGCCGACCGCCTTGACGATCCAGGCAGGGAGACCCGAGAAATCCTTGGCGACGCGCCATGTGCCCGACGTGGTGCGCGCGTCGGTCCAGGCGAGCTGCGAGAAGCTCTCCCATTCGTCATTGATGAAGTCGTGATTCTCGATGCGGGGGCCAGCCTCGAGAATGACGACCTTGACGCCCTTCTGCGCGAGCTCGTTGCCCAGCGTGCCGCCGCCGGCACCGGAGCCGACAATCACCACAACGCCGGAATCGTTCAGATCGAATTTTGCCATATGCGTTCTCCTGAACCGTTGGGTGACGTTAAGCCTTCGGCAGCCAGTCGATGTCGGCGAAGCCGCGGTTGATGTAGCCGCCATGCTCTGCGGAGGAGCCCTCGTAGCCGAAGCGCGGCCAGACCTCTTTCTGGTTGTAGAGGGAGACGACGAGGTCGCCGCGCACCTTCTGGAAGAAGTCGCTTTGCTCGATTTCCTTCAGTAGAACCACCCGGTCGGCCTCCCAGGGCACGTCGGCATAGGGGACCTTGTAGCGATCCCGCGCGTTCTGATCGAGCCGCGCGATGCCGCCATTGATCAGCGACTTGACGGCCGCGTCCTTGGCCGCCTTGCCATCCCACGGCTTGATCGCGGTGATGTAGTAACTGTCGCCGAGGACATCGTGCGGATAGATGTCGCGCGCGACCTTCAGCAGCGTCTTCATCGTCGCCGGCGACAGGGTGCTCGCTTCATCGGCCCAGGCGTCCTCGATGCTGACGGCAACGCTGGTCGCCACGGCGACGACCGGTACGGCGGTTGCTGCGCCCTTGAGAAAGACGCGGCGGCTGTGCTTGCTTCGACGATCGATTTCTCTCATGGCATTCCTCCTTCAATTCTCGTGATTTGTTCTTGTAATTTGATCAGCCGAAACGCCCGCCCCGCTGGATCACCTCGATCTTGTAGCCATCGGGATCACTGACGAAGAAGAAGCGCGCCAGCGTCCGACCGTCGTGCTTGAAATCCCGCAACGGACCCGGTGCGAGCTGCTCGCGCTCGAAGCGGGCGTGTTCGGCGTCGAGATCTTCGACCACCACGGCGAGATGGCCGTAACCGTCGCCAAGCTGATACGGCTCCTTGCGATCGAAATTCACTGTCAGCTCGACCTCGAAAGGTGAGGAGGGATGACGCAGATAGATCAGGGCAAAATCCGCGAACTTCAGATGGTCGGCGACCTCAAGGGCAAAGGCACGCCTGTAGAAGTCGAGTGAACGCGCCT comes from Bradyrhizobium sp. CCGE-LA001 and encodes:
- a CDS encoding VOC family protein, translated to MAKPVHSMIRVHDEARSLDFYRRAFALEVADHLKFADFALIYLRHPSSPFEVELTVNFDRKEPYQLGDGYGHLAVVVEDLDAEHARFEREQLAPGPLRDFKHDGRTLARFFFVSDPDGYKIEVIQRGGRFG
- a CDS encoding Twin-arginine translocation pathway signal, with protein sequence MREIDRRSKHSRRVFLKGAATAVPVVAVATSVAVSIEDAWADEASTLSPATMKTLLKVARDIYPHDVLGDSYYITAIKPWDGKAAKDAAVKSLINGGIARLDQNARDRYKVPYADVPWEADRVVLLKEIEQSDFFQKVRGDLVVSLYNQKEVWPRFGYEGSSAEHGGYINRGFADIDWLPKA
- a CDS encoding GMC family oxidoreductase, with product MAKFDLNDSGVVVIVGSGAGGGTLGNELAQKGVKVVILEAGPRIENHDFINDEWESFSQLAWTDARTTSGTWRVAKDFSGLPAWIVKAVGGSTTHWAGASLRFDEHEFKVKTTYGNIPGANLLDWPVTLAEMEPWYAKAENKMGVTRTNGIPGLPGNNNFKVLEAGAKKIGYKTVHTGNMAINSQPRDGRGACQQIGFCFQGCKSGAKWSTLYTEIPKGEATGNLEVRPGSMVVKIEHDASGKVSGVVYADEGGAMQRQKARIVAVAGNSIESPRLLLNSASTMFPDGLGNSSGQVGRNYMRHMTGSVYAVFEKSVHMYRGTTMAGIIRDESVNNPKRGFVGGYEMETLSIGLPFMAAFLNPGAWGRSFTSALDGYPRMAGMWLVGEDMPQETNRITLDPVVKDKFGQPVASVHFDDHPNDVAMRAHAYKQGAAVYDAVGATVTYPTPPYPSTHNLGTNRMSEKPRDGVVNKFGQSHDVKNLFVSDGSQFTSGAACNPTLTIVALAIRQADYIAGAMQKKEI